Proteins encoded within one genomic window of uncultured Draconibacterium sp.:
- a CDS encoding class I SAM-dependent methyltransferase has translation MEDRINKERRFWDSFAKKYDANRRKRGTNEAYENLVKMFKEDILGTINLLDTATGTGSISLQLSRLVPKITAIDLSPNMLKIAREKANEQEVTNIDFKEGDICNLDFPNNFFDAAIASNVLHLLFEPKKAMREIKRVVKPGGIVMIPTYCHGENLQSHFFSRCMNIMGFRARTRWSVASFQEFVKENGFKIIRQELLEGPIPMVYLVAVNSDSKENGMQNHKNGNTKANN, from the coding sequence ATGGAAGACAGAATAAATAAAGAACGAAGATTTTGGGATTCGTTTGCGAAAAAATACGATGCAAACCGCAGAAAACGAGGAACAAATGAGGCCTATGAGAATTTGGTTAAAATGTTTAAGGAAGACATTCTGGGAACTATAAATTTATTAGATACAGCTACCGGAACAGGTTCAATTTCTTTACAATTAAGCAGGCTTGTTCCTAAAATTACTGCCATCGACTTATCTCCCAATATGCTAAAAATTGCACGGGAAAAAGCAAATGAACAAGAGGTTACAAATATCGATTTTAAAGAAGGAGATATATGTAACCTCGATTTTCCGAATAATTTTTTCGATGCCGCAATTGCTTCAAATGTGTTACACCTGCTATTCGAGCCGAAAAAAGCCATGCGGGAAATAAAACGGGTGGTAAAACCAGGAGGAATAGTGATGATACCAACCTACTGCCATGGCGAAAATTTGCAGAGCCACTTTTTTTCGCGTTGTATGAATATCATGGGTTTCAGGGCACGGACACGATGGTCGGTTGCATCATTTCAGGAATTTGTTAAAGAAAATGGCTTTAAAATTATCAGGCAAGAACTGTTAGAAGGGCCAATACCTATGGTTTACCTGGTAGCTGTAAATAGTGATAGTAAAGAAAATGGTATGCAAAATCATAAAAATGGAAATACAAAAGCCAATAACTAA
- the feoB gene encoding ferrous iron transport protein B, which translates to MKQRRRCGRHFAGSFERQGKYLSALQTGESAIITKVLGHGAFRKRITEMGFIKGKKVTVIKNAPLKDPVEYEIMGYSLSLRRSEARMVEVVSESDVKNIPETRFNGITVEEKLKTSAREKGKVINIALVGNPNSGKTTLFNYASGSRERVGNYGGVTVDAKEAVMKKYGYRFNIVDLPGTYSITEYSPEELYVRNHITEKMPDIVVNVIDASNLERNLYLTTQLIDMDIKVVIALNMYDELEKKDVDFDYEALGRMMGIPIIPTVASKGKGISKLLKKLIDVYEDRDPDVRHIHINYGEMIEDGVKSIREKLCENPGLTDKYSLRYLAIKLIETDKTTLGQLSKLPNFRETEATVNKVVKRLEQEYAEPSETIITDAKYGFIAGALKETYREPEQLYGKVRNLDDLFTHRILGFPIFLFFIWLMFQATFTIGSYPMDWIDMGVTSLGVWISNIMPGGMLKNLLVDGVMGGVGSVIIFLPNILILFFFISLMEDTGYMARAAFIMDKLMHKIGLHGKSFIPLLMGFGCNVPAIMATRTLENRNDRLLTMLITPFMSCSARLPVYVLLISAFFPARQGLILFSIYLIGIIVAIIVALVMKKVAFAKKEVPFVMELPPYRIPTLKNTTLHMWHKGREYLKKMGTVILVASILIWALGYFPRDVSYSRDYDSQIAALNNNTELDETARDGQVQQLEILQESERQEQSYIGRLGHAIEPVIEPLGYDWKMGVSILTGLAAKEIVVSTMGVLYNAGMEADETSGALISNLQNQVHQSRKLEGKKVFTPLVAFSFMLFVLIYFPCIAVIAAIKKESNWRWAIFTMLYTTGLAWLVAFAVYQAGSFL; encoded by the coding sequence ATGAAACAAAGAAGAAGGTGCGGTCGGCATTTTGCTGGCAGTTTTGAAAGACAGGGCAAGTATCTCTCCGCCTTGCAAACAGGGGAATCTGCCATTATAACCAAAGTCCTTGGGCATGGAGCTTTCCGGAAACGTATTACCGAAATGGGTTTCATAAAAGGGAAAAAAGTTACGGTAATAAAAAATGCTCCGTTAAAAGACCCCGTGGAATACGAAATAATGGGGTACAGCCTTTCTTTAAGGCGAAGCGAAGCCCGTATGGTGGAAGTTGTATCTGAATCCGATGTCAAAAATATTCCAGAAACCAGGTTTAACGGTATTACCGTAGAAGAAAAGCTTAAAACTTCAGCCCGGGAAAAGGGAAAAGTTATCAATATCGCCTTAGTAGGAAACCCGAATAGTGGGAAAACAACGTTATTCAACTATGCTTCCGGTTCAAGAGAACGGGTGGGGAACTATGGCGGCGTTACAGTAGATGCAAAAGAAGCTGTTATGAAAAAGTACGGCTACCGGTTTAACATTGTCGATTTGCCCGGTACTTATTCTATTACAGAATACTCTCCCGAGGAACTGTATGTCCGCAACCATATTACCGAAAAAATGCCCGACATTGTGGTAAACGTGATTGATGCTTCGAACCTTGAACGAAACTTGTATCTTACGACTCAACTTATCGACATGGACATAAAAGTGGTGATAGCCCTGAATATGTACGATGAACTGGAAAAGAAAGATGTAGATTTCGATTATGAAGCTCTGGGCAGGATGATGGGAATACCGATTATCCCTACGGTAGCTTCCAAAGGGAAAGGTATTAGCAAATTATTGAAAAAACTAATTGATGTTTATGAAGACCGCGACCCGGACGTAAGACATATCCACATCAATTACGGGGAAATGATTGAAGACGGGGTCAAAAGCATCCGTGAAAAACTTTGTGAAAATCCTGGGTTAACTGATAAATATTCGCTGCGGTATCTTGCTATCAAGCTTATTGAAACAGATAAAACCACCTTGGGGCAGCTTTCAAAATTGCCAAATTTCAGGGAAACAGAAGCTACGGTAAATAAGGTGGTGAAAAGGCTGGAACAGGAATATGCCGAACCCTCCGAAACCATCATTACCGATGCCAAATACGGGTTTATTGCCGGGGCACTGAAGGAAACGTATAGGGAACCAGAGCAGCTTTACGGGAAAGTGCGTAACTTAGACGACTTGTTTACCCATAGAATACTAGGCTTTCCTATATTCCTGTTTTTTATATGGCTGATGTTTCAAGCTACTTTTACGATAGGCAGTTACCCTATGGACTGGATTGACATGGGGGTTACCTCGTTAGGAGTCTGGATTAGCAACATAATGCCAGGAGGAATGTTAAAGAATTTACTGGTAGATGGTGTTATGGGAGGTGTAGGGAGTGTTATCATTTTCCTTCCCAATATACTGATACTGTTCTTTTTTATTTCCCTGATGGAGGATACTGGTTATATGGCTCGTGCTGCGTTTATCATGGACAAATTAATGCACAAGATAGGCCTCCACGGGAAATCGTTTATCCCTTTGCTCATGGGCTTTGGGTGCAATGTGCCTGCAATTATGGCAACGCGGACACTGGAAAACAGGAACGACAGGCTCCTTACTATGCTTATTACCCCGTTTATGTCATGCAGTGCCCGCCTGCCTGTGTATGTGCTGCTCATTTCCGCTTTTTTTCCTGCCAGGCAAGGTTTGATATTGTTTTCTATTTACTTGATAGGAATAATAGTGGCAATTATTGTTGCCTTAGTTATGAAAAAAGTTGCCTTTGCAAAAAAAGAAGTACCTTTTGTAATGGAGCTTCCGCCTTACCGTATCCCTACGCTTAAAAATACCACCCTGCACATGTGGCACAAAGGGCGGGAATACCTTAAAAAAATGGGTACGGTAATTCTCGTTGCCTCCATACTGATATGGGCTTTGGGGTATTTCCCGCGAGACGTTTCGTACAGCCGGGATTACGATAGCCAAATTGCTGCATTGAACAACAATACGGAACTTGATGAAACAGCCCGGGACGGTCAGGTTCAGCAACTCGAAATATTGCAGGAATCAGAAAGGCAGGAACAATCATACATTGGCAGGCTTGGTCATGCTATTGAACCGGTTATTGAACCGCTTGGCTATGACTGGAAAATGGGCGTAAGCATACTTACAGGGCTCGCAGCCAAAGAAATAGTGGTTAGTACCATGGGCGTTTTATACAATGCAGGCATGGAAGCCGACGAAACCTCCGGGGCGTTGATTTCTAACCTGCAAAATCAGGTACATCAATCGAGGAAATTAGAAGGGAAAAAAGTGTTTACTCCTTTGGTGGCATTCAGTTTCATGTTGTTTGTTTTAATCTATTTCCCGTGTATTGCCGTGATAGCAGCAATAAAAAAGGAGTCGAACTGGAGATGGGCAATATTCACGATGCTCTATACTACTGGTCTGGCATGGCTCGTGGCTTTTGCAGTATATCAGGCAGGAAGTTTTTTATGA